Below is a window of Chaetodon trifascialis isolate fChaTrf1 chromosome 17, fChaTrf1.hap1, whole genome shotgun sequence DNA.
CGTGAGTCAGTGTGTTTAGGTTAGGAGCTATCTGTTCACTTTGACCTGTGATGTGTGTCAGTATGAGCGCTCAGCTTGAATAAAACTAAGACTGACGAGGGCGTTCATACATCAGTTCAATCACTGAATTACTCAAAAATCGAATTAATCAAATGTAACTTTGTCATGTATGTTAATGGGAAACAATGGCCCATTGGGGTTCGTTTTGATATAAAGAACAAAATCACCAAATCACATCAGAGCCACTGTGGTCTCAGAGCTAACtctattattattgttttgattgttatgattattgttcttattattattacagcaCTTATAATTATTCCTGCCCTCTTATAATATAGAAGTGTTAATAAGTGCTTGTATGCTCACAGTGAATAACTACTAACAAACAATAGTGCCGTTGGGATCAGGTCAGCTACGCCTGATGTAACTGATCAATCGATCAGGCTGATAAATGACAAGAAATCAAAGTACAAAAAAGCCAAAGATATGTTTTGAAACTGTTCTGTAGTTGGTTTAAAATGTTCTTCCCGATAGATTCAATTGTTAAGAAAACCCAAATTTCAGGTAACTATTTTAACTAAAAAGATGGAAAACAGGTTCATCTACCAACATGGACGGTTAAAGCAGCAGTCCAGAAGTCAGCAGACACAGATTGATATTATACTGTTATAAGATTCAACTGGGCTGTTGAATGTCAATGAATGAGTCTCTTTTGCCTGCTGTTGTCTGCTTTTATGTGTTGGAGTTTCTCATGATGGCGCTGATTCAGAGGCTTTGAGCAGCCTGATAGGTGAGCAGGTAAATTTTCAATTTTACGGCACAaagaaacgtgtgtgtgtgtgtgtgtgtgtgtgtgtgtgtgtgtgtgtgtgtgtgtgtgtgtgtgtgtgtgtgtgtgtgtgtgtgtgtgtgtgtgtgtgtgcgcgcgcgcgcgcgcgcgcgcgcgcgtgtgtgtgcccGCGTGTGTGTGCCCAGGTGGCTGGAGGAGTGGGCTGAGGAGAAGCACCCGGCCGACCAAACCCACCAGCAGATACGAGGCCTCCAGCGTGCTCGACGGCGTCGGCACCAAGTGAGACAGCagctcaattcaattcaatattcctttattcgtccctcgaggggaaattccaaatttcacagcagcatcaataacagaatagaatatttaaaagacaaagtgcatgcagttaacacaagtatatacaaaagggtgtaccgggaatagtatttacagacttttatgtcctaaaatattgcacagttttcagagaaatattgcacagattattgcacagattgtttccccaaaaattgttcagttcagttattgcacagaatgttatgcagagtattgtaccgcctacttggagcagtttctattgtaaagtctgatggctgcaggaaggaaggacctgcgacgctccttcacacactttggatgcagcatcctgtcactgatggagctcctcagtgcagtgagtgtgtgttggagggggtgggagtcattgtctgtcatggaggacagcttggctgtcatcctcctctcccccacctcctccacctgttccagagggcatcccaggacagagctggccttcctgatgagtttgtcccgcctcttcctgtcagctgctgtgatgctgctcccccagcagactacaccatagaacaaggcagaggccacaacagagtcatagaaggtcttcaggagtgccccccccccaccccaaaagacctcagcctcctgagcaggtagagtctgctctgtccttttttataaagtgcagtggtgttatgagtccagtccagtttgttgttcagatgaacaaccaggtacttataagatgtcaccatctcaatgtcccttccctggatgttcactggtgatgggggagagtgcgggcggcggcggaagtccacaaccagctccttggttttatccgcattgatcagcaggtggttctgttgacaccagtccacaaaatcctggatgagtcctctgtatgacccatcgtccccatctgtgatgaggccgacaatggcagagtcatcagagaacttctgcaggtggcaggtgggaaaagtcagctgtgtagagggtgaagaggaacggtgccagcaccgctccctggggggcccccacactgcagggggcagtccctgacacacagtcccgtgtcctcacatactgtgggcggttggagaggtaatccactgtccagcatgtgaggtgttggtccactcctgaaagctccagcttgttcctcaggatggctggcctgatggtgttgaaagcactgctgaggtccaggaaaaggacctgaacagagctcccaggtgactccaggtgagacagggctcgatggaggaggaagatgagggcatcgtccactccgatgccaggaAGTGCAAACCAGTGAAAACGCTTTTGAAAGGTCAGTCGCAGATGATGAAGCTCCTCACTGAGAGACGAACACAAACCCTTTCAGAACGTGAACTGGCGTTATGAGCAGATGCAGACTGGCTGAGGTTAGCGTGCTAACGGCTAGCTGACGAGTCGCGCCTTCAGTCACGCGTTCGTCACACCGTTACCGTTGATGTCGGCCGTCATCGTGTTGACTGTGTGTTCGTGCTGCGTCTTCCTGCCAGGTGTCGAGCGTTCGGCCTGCGTACAGACGATCTTCTGGGGACTCGCAGAGACAAGATGAACGCGGGAGCAGGTCTGGCCGACATCGATCCCATGGCCATCGATCAGTCGGTCAGTTTAAATGTGTTGTCCACGTTCCATGAGGAAGATGTCGCCGGCCTCCCACCGCCTCGCCGCCTCGCCCGCCAAACCCCTGTCACCGATGGTTCACCCGCTGCTGGGCGCCGCCCTGCGTGACATCCTGGAGGCTCTGCAGAGGCTGTTCCCTCACGCTGAGCaggggatgaagaggaagagggagccAGGTGAGTCTGAGCTGAAGGCTGGAGACACTCCTGATGAAATGCCTCGTTTACTCACCTCGTATCGTCTGCGCGTCAGATCTGACCGCTGGTGTCCTCGATGACGGCCTGTGTGGAGGAGACGAGGTCTCCAGCACGTCCAGCATCTCCACACCTGCCGCCTCCAAGAGCAGGAACTTCCTGCACTTTGCCAGGTGAGTCTGATCCACACTGAGACAAGATCCGGACCGGTTTGGTCATTTCCAGTGTGACTCcactgcctctgtctctgtcttgctGAATCTCCCATTATCACCTGTCTCATCCAACCTGCAGGAGTGCGGTCAAGCATCCAACGTCCCATCGTCCCAGGATGCTCCTGGCGGGTCGTCCCGGTGCCAGTCAGACCTCCCACCTGGCTCCTGCAGTCCTGCACGCTTTAGAGCGTTTCGCTGTGCACAGCCTGGACTCCGCCGTGCTGTTTGGAGTCAGCAGCACCTCCCCGGAGGAGGCCTGCGCCCAGGTGACACCTCAGCAACCAGCACACTGATGTAGGCTCATGCTGAGTTATTGAGCAGCTGTAATCAATTCTGCAGGAtgtcagttttaaaaatggcGTCTGACTCAGGTAATATTGTCCAGCGGGATCGAACAAGGTCTATATCCAAGTAAAGGAAACAGCTTTACATTGAAATAGTGAAGACCTGCACTCCTCTCTGTAGAAAATTAGCTTCAAGGAGGTGTTTCCTTCTCTGTCATCTCCCTAAATAAGATGCACTTTAGGGCCACCTGCTGGTGATGACAGGCAACTGCAGATTTTTGTGCAGACGCTCTGGGGACGGCTGCAGTTAGTTTTATGCTTCAGCAgattttttaaatcttttaataACAGAAACCAACAACACAAAGCATAAAAACGTCCTTCAGAGGACGACACAGCATGAGAAATTAAACAAACTCTGTTTTCTGCTCCCTCAGGTGTTCTGCGAGGCCAGGCGGACGTCTCCCAGTATCCTCTACATCCCCCACATCCAGCAGTGGTGGGAGACCGCGGGGCCCTCGTTGAGGGCCTCCTTCTTCAGCCTGCTGGGCAGCATCCCTTCCTTctcccccatcctcctcctcgccaCCTGCAGCATCCACCACGAGGAGCTGGACCCAGAGGTGAGCGGCCGGACTGACCCTGGGTCAGAGATTGAAGCTTCTTTCCTCTCACGTTTgttccagcagggggcagttttcagctgtttttgtccaCAGGAAGTCAAACTTTTCAGCCTTGTTgagctggaaaaacaacaaattggaaaaCATGCTCAgacttctgtttctgtcagattCGGCCTCTGTTTCGGGAGGAGTACGGCGAGGTGTACACCATCAGCGTTCCCACCCGGCAGGAGAGAACCCACTTCTTCCAGGACCTCATTCTGAGCCAGGCGGCCGAGGCTCCGCCCTCCAGTAAAAGGACAGGTGTGTGACTCGGCGTTGTCCAGAAATCCACCGTCCCGGGGTGAGGAACGAAGGCCCAGAGCCGATCACAATAGTCAACAACAGTCTGACACTTTCTTTGCAAACATTGTGTCTGGTTCACCGTAAAGCCGTCAGAGAAAATCGCTTGAGGCGCTCGGGCTGTGTTTGATGAGGGAAGCGGCTTCGCAGGTGGAGCAGATGCTTCACCTGGATCCGCTGTAGAAATTCATGTCtttaatagtgtgtgtgtgtgtgtgtgtgtgtgtgtgtgtgtgtgtgtgtgtgtgtgtgcgcgtgcgtgcgtgtgtcagACCGTCACATTCGTCACTGTGCGTTCGTCCTGATGGAAGCAAGCAGGAACTGTAAGAAAGTCGAGAAGAATCCGTTGTTAAAGGGAGACTGCTGAGAAATCAGAAAATCAGTGGTCAGTGTagaagaagaggctgatggCGAAGATCATAAAAATGAGAAAGTTATTCCAGGAAAAATATTCATCAGtatgaatatataatattagtaatataatattatataatattaagaAAACAATGTCAGTTTGTCAGGAAATGTGTCTGTAAACACATGACATGCATTGTAAAATAGAggaatgtaaataaatgtctgaTAATTGCAGCTAAAACGTTGAAATTATTCCAAGTGGTTAATGTTCAGCTCTGAATCCACGTGCCAACAGTCCAGGACAGACATCaaaataatgttgttgttgttttgttgttgtttgttcttgctgcagcttgttttatTACCTGATGAATGTTTAAATCGTATCGTTTTGTCAGTGatcttgtttgaaacatgcacACTTAAATAAAGCAAAGTATAAAATCGTAGTCGAACCAGTTTTGTGGTGAAAAACTTGAGTTGTGGCAGCAGTTCACGGACTCGCCCTCTGCCCTGAAGGTTGGCCAATATGGAGCCAGGACAGCGACGAGAACTCAggctttgaaaagaaaagctcaGCTGAAAAGACGCAAAGCTTGTTTGGGAAAAAGTTGCATCACCACTGAAAAACTGAACGCTGACAacaaaaatatcatgttttatgtttctgtattCTGATGCGTTTTTTGACTATCTTTAAAGTTTGTGTGTCACTTTTTCAACTCTCCATGACTGTTTGAGCGAGCTGAGGTCTACACGGTCCAAAGATTTGTGGGCAAACCTGAAAAGACCTGGAAATGTACCCGTAAACCAGACGCCTATCATTTCTCCTGCCTTCAAATATTAACTATAATAATAAAGTGGATAATGTATAGTTTTGCCGACACACTGTCTTATGTATCCTGGGTGGAGGGAGGTTCACATCCACGGGTGCTCTGGGCTTTCGGGACAGCATTGCTGGGAGCACACATCAGAAGCCAGGGTGGACAACACACCACAGAGGACACCATCACTGAAGAGCACCCCTGGACCAGCATCTGGTGCAGGCTGGAGACTTTGCCCATGGACTCCAAGAAAGTGGAATGAGACCAGAACAGATGCCTCATCTTGGTGCCAGTTggatgtatatatgtgtattggtggtgtgtgtgtgtgtgtgtgtgtgtgtgtgtgtgtgtgtgtgtgtgtgtgtgtgtgtgtgtgtgtgtgtgtgtgtgtgtgtgtgtgtgtgtgtgtgtgtgtgtgtgtgtgtgtgtgtgtgtatttgtaacTACTGTGAAAGCAATGGTTATGTAAAGTAACtacatttcttttgtttgctgttaTCACATGATCTCATTTTTGTACAGTATAAACTCATATTTAACAGGAGTTTGCAGGAAACAGACTACATaatcacataaaataaaagccATCAGCTAATGTGCTTTAACGGACATCATGTGTAACGTGAGGGGCTGCGGGCGGAGCGGCTAGCAGGATTAGCCGTTAGCCGGTTAGCTGCTCAGCTCAGAGAGTGGGGATTTCACTCCGCAGGTTATTCTGCAGTGTTGGACATCGACCACGCAACGGCAGGTCTCCACGGCGCTACGCTCACTCATCACACAGGAGCTGTAAGCCTTAGACAGCACAACCAGCACCGACTCGTTACTGAGGGTCTTTGAGAGAGGTCCTCCTGTGGATGTCCGCGGAGCAAGACACGACCAAACCAAAGGAGGCGTCACAACCCTGTGGCGTTATTCAGTATGTTAGTAACAGCACATGTAGACTCTGATGTTACAAATGTGAATGTAATTTTacttcttttgtgtttgtgcttgaatGGGGAGTCCTTGTGGATGGACTGTAAATCCTATGGATTAACAAGTCTTTACTTATTATGTAATCATTTTCCATTATATTAACTGACACAAGAAATGACTGTATTTTTACACCATTTacacattattaaaaaaaatgaacagtcATTAGTTGGGGCGGAGTTTTGCTTTGAAGTATTTCACGTGATGATGTCACTAGATCAAAggatcaaagaaaaaaaaaacattgcagttGCTAGGCAACTATTTGATAGTCATTTGTTGGGGGCGGAGTTTTGCTTTGAAGTCATTAATGTGAGATGTCTGGATCAAAGTATCAAAGTCAACTGGATGTTCCTTTGATTTATAAAAGAGCGTCTGCAGCACCCCAGTCCAAACTTCAACTTCACTTCAGAGCGTTTACCAGAGACACTGAACATTTTTCGGAGACATAGCGACAACCAATAGCAATTCAATGGACACAACAACGAGAGACAAGATGCACGCCCTTCCAGCTGCCGCCACGGTGAATCTTCGCTGCCTCATCCAGAATTTCCTGGACAAGCTGACGGAGGTTCAGTGGGGCAAGCTGGAATCAGGATCTGTTGACAAGGCGACAGAAGATTTACTGACAGACATGTGTGTGAGTATCATCAAGATTACATCTACATACATGTATCAGGcattcatcagcagcctgaaaaaGAGGAGTGACTTGACACAAAGTCCTCCGAAATCACCCAAAACCTCTTCTGGATCTGATGGACCACAGAAGAGCATGATtgtaacagaagaagaagtccaCCAGTGTCTGGGTGACGCTGTTCCACGCACCTTTGCGGAGGTGACAGGAGTTCAAGAGGACACCAGTTGCCAGAGCACAAAAAATCTGACGAAGCTCCTGGTGAAAGAAGTGACAAAGATGGTAAACGTGGAACTCTCCAACAGATGTGGAAGAAGTGACGCCAGCGGAGGAAGCACACTGCAGGACCCCAAGTCTTTGcccaaaagagacaaaaacttGCAGTCCATGGTCAAGCATGTGGTGAAACTGCTTAAAAGATGCGCGGCTTCGATGACATGCAGATGCAGGTCGCCTAACGACAACACACGTCAAATGGATGAAACCGATGTGTCTGTGGAAGCATCAACGCAAAAGGACACGTCATGGCAGACACCCGTTACCCCTCTGGGAGAGGACGAACCTCCAACCATTTCTGGTGAACGCCTCCTAGATTCACTCACTGAAGCCATCAAAGAGATTCTGGAGGAACACGCAAATGAGTTTGCTGGCATTGAGTACAATGACTTTACAGAAGAGGAACATGAAGTCCTGAAGTCATATCACTCAATCGATTCAGAGCTGGCAGCGTTTGAGTTTGTGAAAGTCATAATGGAAGAACACAAACTGGAGACAAACGGCACTCCCGAAATGGAGACCGGCTCAGAGGCCAAATCTGTCAAAACATCCTGCTGGAAAAAGGTGGAGAATATGATCAAGGCCTATTGTTTCTGCAGATTTGCGAAGGAGACATACCTTCACACTGTGGCAGAACTGAGGAAGAAACTTCACCGCCTCCAGCCAAATGAACAAAAGACTTCTCTGAAGCCCATTCTAGATATGCTGGATTGGATGGTGGAGGACATGGTCTCATCAAAGGATGCAGATGACTCGTGCCTCTACAAAAGAATCGCCAGTGACATTTCCAACGGCAAGTATGAAGCTACAAAGGAACAGCAGAGTAAGTTCTTAGCACACCATCTCACCCAGACACAAAAGAAGAAGTTTTTGGTCAAGATTCGGATCAGAATGGACTCTTTCATGGAGCTGTTGATGAAGTGGCTCGATGAGCAGGCACAAAAGCATGAAAGAGAGTGCGACCTAGTGGCTGAGACTCTGAGGAAGATTCAGGGACTAGTAGTAAATATGCCAGCACTCACTGAGCCAGCTATGCTTGACGAAGCAGCACCGGCTGCTACTGCTGAAGAGCCAGCTATGCTTGACGAAGCAGCACCGGCTGCTACTGCTGAAGAGCCAGCTATGCTTGACGAAGCAGCACCGGCTGCTACTGCTGATGAGCCAGCAGTCCATGATAAAGCTGATGAACCGACATGCGAGGAGACAGCACCTTTAGTCCACAAGTGGAACGAAATGGACTGCACCAAGATGGCATTGACTCTGGTTAGTCGGATAATGAGTGTGTCATGCTTTGATGTGCCCCATGATACCCTCAGAGCCATTGTCATAACACTGCGAAGTATGCTCTGGGCAGAGATCGCAGACTCTGACATTGCCTTCAAACCAACCGCCGAGTCTTTTAAAAGGATAGCCAAGGCGGTGACCAAGGACCTGTGCAAGAGATTTGGCACTGAACGGCTGGTGAAAGCACACCTGATCTTGCAGGATGAACTGGTTAACAAATATGTCATTCAGACTCTAAAAAGGCACCTGCTGACACCAGAAGAGAAGACATCCGCTAAAAGATCCTTCAAATCTGTCTTCAAGACCATGGCCAAGCCATTCATTGTCTGCTTCAGAATTTGCTTTGAAGAGTAATCATTTGGTCTCTTCGAGCAAACCGGCTTTTTTCatagcaaacaacaacaacaacaacattaatacaaaaactgcatttcactGTGCTACCAGCCTCAGGTCGGCTCATAGCACAGTGTTCAGCTGGGTGAttcaatcactcactcactcgatcaatcaatcaatcaatcaatcaatcaatcaatcaatcaatcaatcaatcaatcaatcaatcaatcaatcaattagaaacagtaaaatcaatcaatcaacaatcagaaaaagtaaaatcaatcctaaaatgaaatcaatcaccaatcagaaaaagtaaaatcaatcctaaaatgaaatcaatcaacaatcagaaaaagtaaaatcaatcctaaaatgaaatcaatcaacaatcagaaaataaaaagaaatcacaaataaaattgaaataaatcaaatcaattggaaattacatttctgtttcaatgtcttccttttcttattttttgctgcaaagctgtatgtgtgtaagtCATCCGTTTCCATTTCTTTGTATGActattttctgctgtggatTGTGCAGACTAATATATGCATTAATAATACATCCATCACCAATCCTGAGGTCTGCAAATGACACATGGAGTTTGATAACGAAGCTAACGGTGCAGGAAACAGTCTGCAGGTTTAGAATTCATGTTCCTGGGTGGAAGTCGCTTTAAGGAGGCAGCGTAACTTTGAAACTCACGTTAAACCTGAAATAGAGGTGAGTGCACCTCTAGGTTTCACGCTCAGCTCATCTACtgtgattgttttttctttacacaCGCACAGTACGGCATGACGTCACCAGGCGGCGACAGAGCAGCGTTTTTGAATCCGCACGGCGGGTGGACGGTGGACTGTGTCCCCGTTTAAAAAGCGTGTgtgctggctgtgtttgtgtttgagctcCGCCGCAACACATGGAGCAGCAGGCCGGGAGACATTTTACAGCGCGTCTGTCCTCATTCTGGTGTCTTTTACGTTTTGTGCGAGCTCAGCGGTAAGCTAACCGTTTGGGTGCTAGCTTGTGTGAGCGCTATTACCATGGTGACGCTCCGCGGTAGAGGCACAGGGCACGCGGAGCTGCCGCAGCCGCGGCAGCGGCGGAGACCGTCCAGGAGCTCCGAGTCCCCGCCGCGGACTCCAGCAGGGACCCGGAGAGGGAGCGCGTTCACCCGGCCGGAGGAATCTGGACTGTCCAGCGTGAGTCAGTGTGTTTAGGTTAGGAGCTATCTGTTCACTTTGACCTGTGATGTGTGTCAGTATGAGCGCTCAGCTTGAATAAAACTAAGACTGACGAGGGCGTTCATACATCAGTTCAATC
It encodes the following:
- the LOC139346069 gene encoding ATPase family AAA domain-containing protein 2-like, translated to MSPASHRLAASPAKPLSPMVHPLLGAALRDILEALQRLFPHAEQGMKRKREPDLTAGVLDDGLCGGDEVSSTSSISTPAASKSRNFLHFARSAVKHPTSHRPRMLLAGRPGASQTSHLAPAVLHALERFAVHSLDSAVLFGVSSTSPEEACAQVFCEARRTSPSILYIPHIQQWWETAGPSLRASFFSLLGSIPSFSPILLLATCSIHHEELDPEIRPLFREEYGEVYTISVPTRQERTHFFQDLILSQAAEAPPSSKRTALLGAHIRSQGGQHTTEDTITEEHPWTSIWCRLETLPMDSKKVE